In Pajaroellobacter abortibovis, the following are encoded in one genomic region:
- the ffh gene encoding signal recognition particle protein, producing the protein MFDAIAQGFKQAKNKLAGLTELTEQNIETALQEVRTSLLEADVELGVVKAFLHRVKEEAVGEIVRIRGRGTGGQLLRVTAGDRFIKYCYDELVALMSSEGPPLRFAERGRPTGIMMVGLQGAGKTTTCAKLARYLKKQGKEVLLVAADLQRPAAIEQLQILGAQIQVHVFSDPKLTPVEVGRAGLEDAIRRKVDIVIYDTAGRLAIDEPLMQELASLYSLTQPENVFLVVSAMVGQDSVKVSKGFHERLQLTGVILTQLDGDARGGAAVSVKEVTGAPIRFVGVGESVDRLEEFRPDGIASRILGMGDIVGLIKDFEEVVDQKKAARDAMHMLQGHFTLDDFLQQIQVIQRMGPLQEVIGKIPGLSDIIPGNAKLDDRELNRVQVMIQSFTLFEKQDPYVLIREPTRVQRIAKGSGHSEEAVQEFVQQFLVMRQMMAGFMRQTGLFNKLPGFKQLSMVRNLKKQIAQGLEGGGPLAGIGSPFGGGGLPWMGGGGGGLPFGNMSSQESLTKVKSLSSAEKNARKAKRKREKEARRKGRR; encoded by the coding sequence ATGTTTGATGCGATTGCACAGGGTTTTAAACAGGCCAAAAATAAGCTTGCAGGGCTTACTGAGCTTACTGAGCAGAATATTGAGACAGCGCTGCAGGAGGTCCGTACCTCCTTGCTTGAAGCAGATGTAGAGCTTGGGGTTGTTAAGGCTTTCCTCCATCGGGTTAAGGAAGAGGCAGTGGGGGAGATCGTCCGCATCCGAGGACGGGGGACGGGAGGTCAATTGTTGCGGGTGACCGCGGGGGATCGGTTTATTAAATATTGCTATGATGAATTAGTGGCCTTGATGTCTTCGGAAGGTCCTCCCCTTCGTTTTGCAGAGCGGGGTAGACCGACGGGGATTATGATGGTTGGGCTTCAAGGGGCAGGGAAGACGACGACCTGTGCAAAGCTGGCACGCTATCTCAAAAAGCAGGGGAAGGAGGTATTGCTGGTCGCAGCTGATCTTCAGCGCCCTGCGGCAATTGAGCAGCTTCAAATTTTAGGAGCTCAAATTCAGGTCCATGTCTTTTCTGATCCCAAGTTGACCCCTGTCGAGGTCGGTCGGGCTGGCCTTGAGGATGCAATTCGGCGCAAGGTAGACATTGTAATTTACGATACGGCAGGTCGACTTGCTATTGATGAGCCTCTTATGCAAGAGCTTGCCTCGCTCTATTCCCTTACGCAGCCAGAGAATGTGTTTTTGGTCGTTAGTGCGATGGTCGGTCAGGACTCTGTCAAAGTATCTAAAGGATTTCATGAAAGGCTGCAGCTTACGGGGGTGATTCTCACTCAGCTCGATGGAGATGCGAGGGGTGGGGCAGCTGTTAGTGTTAAGGAAGTAACAGGAGCTCCGATCCGTTTTGTTGGGGTAGGGGAATCTGTGGATAGGCTTGAGGAGTTTCGACCGGACGGGATTGCGAGTCGCATTCTCGGGATGGGAGATATCGTAGGTCTTATTAAGGATTTTGAAGAGGTTGTGGACCAAAAGAAAGCGGCTCGGGATGCGATGCACATGCTTCAAGGCCACTTCACATTGGATGATTTCCTACAGCAGATTCAGGTGATCCAGAGGATGGGTCCGCTTCAGGAGGTCATTGGAAAAATTCCTGGCCTCAGCGACATAATCCCTGGAAATGCGAAACTGGATGATCGCGAACTGAATCGGGTCCAAGTGATGATTCAGAGCTTCACTCTTTTTGAGAAGCAAGATCCGTATGTTCTCATCCGTGAGCCTACTCGCGTCCAACGAATTGCAAAGGGATCGGGACATTCCGAGGAGGCTGTTCAGGAATTTGTGCAACAGTTTCTTGTGATGCGTCAGATGATGGCGGGTTTTATGCGGCAAACAGGGCTTTTCAATAAACTGCCTGGATTTAAGCAGCTGTCTATGGTGAGAAACTTAAAAAAGCAGATCGCTCAAGGGCTAGAAGGGGGTGGGCCTTTAGCGGGGATAGGGTCCCCCTTTGGTGGTGGGGGATTGCCGTGGATGGGGGGGGGAGGTGGAGGGCTCCCTTTTGGGAACATGAGTTCTCAAGAAAGCCTCACCAAAGTTAAATCTCTCTCTTCAGCAGAAAAAAATGCGCGCAAGGCGAAGCGCAAGCGTGAAAAAGAGGCGAGGCGGAAAGGGAGAAGATGA
- a CDS encoding carbohydrate-binding family 9-like protein yields MKKNNVLSGVSRKGMQDRIRGEWTLGVTRGLLCTLILLVADVFFVGCISKSRKLSEDEKKVLESYVVPSLPQEGGSHPIKIDFANHQVELIGYRFDPEVARTGERVKLTYYWKVNTKVGKKWLLFTHVLNGKGVQTDNLDWVGSLREPNRYGQRFGPEVWEPGKVYVDEQTYMIPEDWEGNTLTVVVGLWRGEERLKVIAGPNDGDNRGIVGTIKVEKPGSPSLKDGFAINQVPILEVPRIAEGESIVVDGQANEPAWASAATIAAFVDVGTGAPDASSPVQGSAKLAWDDGYLYVLIDIQADRVQDGFTSPAQQQGLWTVTGQPKLWLKDTAEILIAPREGDGNQDYYEIQINPHNRVFRTYYENYNTPKTDPDGPFGHEDWSLIMRSQVGVREGKGLLGTGKKGYAVEAAIAWSSFHKASRVPPNEGEIWRVNLYAMKNNGGMAWSPILGQGNFHKVSRFGKVRWVASRKNNI; encoded by the coding sequence ATGAAAAAAAACAACGTTCTTTCAGGTGTGTCTAGAAAAGGGATGCAGGATAGGATCCGAGGCGAATGGACCCTTGGGGTCACACGTGGGCTCCTTTGTACACTAATTCTCCTGGTGGCCGATGTTTTTTTTGTGGGGTGTATCAGCAAATCGAGAAAGCTCTCGGAAGACGAGAAAAAGGTGCTCGAGTCGTATGTGGTGCCCTCTTTACCTCAAGAGGGTGGAAGTCATCCGATCAAGATTGACTTTGCGAATCATCAAGTGGAGCTCATAGGCTATCGTTTTGACCCTGAAGTGGCTCGAACGGGGGAGCGGGTCAAGTTGACTTATTACTGGAAAGTGAATACGAAAGTAGGTAAAAAATGGCTCCTTTTTACACACGTTTTGAATGGTAAAGGTGTCCAGACAGATAACCTGGATTGGGTAGGGTCTTTGCGTGAGCCGAATCGTTATGGTCAACGGTTTGGGCCTGAAGTTTGGGAACCTGGAAAAGTCTACGTGGATGAACAGACATATATGATTCCGGAGGATTGGGAGGGAAACACGCTGACAGTGGTGGTCGGTTTGTGGAGGGGTGAAGAACGTCTCAAAGTGATCGCTGGTCCGAATGATGGCGATAACCGAGGTATTGTAGGGACTATTAAAGTTGAAAAACCGGGTAGTCCTTCCTTGAAAGATGGGTTTGCTATCAACCAGGTGCCTATTTTAGAAGTACCGCGTATTGCGGAAGGGGAATCCATTGTGGTGGATGGGCAGGCAAATGAGCCTGCTTGGGCTTCTGCCGCTACTATTGCTGCCTTTGTCGATGTGGGGACAGGGGCTCCCGATGCCAGTAGTCCTGTTCAGGGATCTGCGAAGTTAGCATGGGATGATGGTTATCTTTATGTTTTGATAGATATCCAAGCAGATCGAGTCCAGGATGGATTTACCTCTCCCGCTCAACAGCAGGGGCTTTGGACAGTGACAGGGCAACCTAAGCTCTGGCTCAAAGATACAGCAGAAATCCTGATTGCCCCTCGTGAAGGGGATGGCAATCAGGATTATTATGAGATTCAGATCAATCCCCATAACCGAGTCTTCCGGACCTACTACGAGAACTACAATACTCCTAAAACAGATCCCGACGGACCTTTTGGTCATGAAGATTGGTCTCTGATCATGCGCAGCCAAGTCGGAGTCCGTGAGGGGAAAGGGTTGTTGGGCACTGGGAAAAAGGGATATGCAGTAGAAGCCGCAATCGCCTGGTCTTCCTTCCATAAGGCCTCTAGGGTGCCACCCAATGAAGGAGAGATCTGGCGGGTGAATCTATACGCGATGAAAAACAACGGAGGGATGGCCTGGTCTCCGATTTTAGGACAGGGGAATTTTCATAAGGTGTCCCGATTTGGTAAGGTGCGTTGGGTAGCCTCTCGGAAGAACAACATTTAG
- a CDS encoding acyltransferase produces MNSSSYFAHESAYLDPSCYVGAGTKIWHFCHIMAGAKIGQDCTLGQDVFIGKGVEVGHRVKIQNHVSIYEGVILEEDVFCGPCCVFTNVLYPRAKYPQEFYEPTLVRRGATIGANATILCGSTIGPYATIGAGAVLTRSIVPAYALMVGIPARQKGWVSQHGSPLPPPDQNGIMICPESGWRYHLLDHQVNCLDSSD; encoded by the coding sequence ATGAACTCTTCTTCTTATTTCGCCCATGAGAGCGCCTATCTTGATCCCTCTTGCTATGTCGGAGCGGGCACAAAGATATGGCATTTTTGCCACATCATGGCTGGAGCCAAAATTGGGCAGGACTGCACTCTTGGGCAGGATGTGTTTATTGGGAAAGGTGTTGAAGTGGGGCACCGTGTTAAAATTCAAAACCATGTCTCTATCTATGAGGGTGTCATCCTAGAAGAAGACGTATTCTGTGGCCCCTGCTGTGTCTTCACCAACGTACTTTACCCGCGAGCCAAGTATCCACAGGAGTTCTATGAACCTACATTAGTGCGGCGAGGGGCAACCATCGGAGCCAATGCAACTATCCTATGCGGCAGTACTATAGGACCCTATGCGACCATTGGAGCAGGGGCAGTCCTTACCCGCAGCATTGTCCCCGCCTACGCTTTGATGGTAGGAATTCCTGCGAGACAAAAAGGATGGGTCAGCCAACATGGTTCCCCCCTCCCTCCCCCCGATCAGAACGGGATCATGATCTGTCCAGAAAGCGGGTGGCGCTATCACCTACTCGATCATCAAGTCAACTGTCTCGATTCCTCTGACTAA
- a CDS encoding Gfo/Idh/MocA family oxidoreductase, protein MIKNFVLLGVAGHVAARHLEAIRKSGHRVIAAADPKDSVGILDQYDFDVHFFTETERLDRHLEKLRQRNPSEGAHYVSVCSPNYLHDAHCRLGLRLQADVICEKPIVINPSNLDSLERLEEETEKQIYPILQLRYHPQLQKIHKITRAEKPPQKHEVLLTYITPRGRWYHISWKGSEEKSGGLLTNIGIHIFDILLWLFGDVETYQVHHLDKNRVAGFLELKSAHVHWFLSIAKEDVEQTGTPPSARPLRSLILDGEEIIDVSTGFEHLHLQAYQAILKGEGLSLQQSRPSIELAYRLRHAPLHSNHSPTHPFLKQKGF, encoded by the coding sequence ATGATCAAAAATTTCGTGTTGCTAGGTGTAGCAGGTCATGTGGCTGCCCGCCATTTAGAGGCGATCCGAAAGAGCGGACATCGTGTGATCGCTGCTGCAGATCCGAAAGATTCGGTAGGGATTCTGGATCAGTATGATTTTGATGTTCATTTTTTTACTGAAACGGAGCGACTCGATCGACACCTTGAAAAATTACGACAGCGCAATCCATCCGAGGGCGCCCATTATGTGAGCGTCTGCTCCCCAAATTACTTGCACGACGCGCATTGTCGCCTTGGATTACGTTTACAAGCAGATGTTATTTGTGAAAAACCTATCGTCATCAATCCATCAAATCTAGATTCCTTGGAACGTCTGGAGGAAGAGACAGAAAAACAGATCTATCCTATCCTGCAGCTACGGTATCATCCTCAGCTTCAAAAGATCCACAAAATAACACGTGCAGAAAAACCACCTCAAAAGCATGAAGTACTCCTCACCTACATCACACCGCGAGGGCGGTGGTACCATATTTCTTGGAAAGGATCAGAGGAAAAATCAGGAGGGCTCCTGACCAATATCGGGATCCATATCTTTGATATCTTGCTTTGGCTTTTTGGCGATGTAGAGACCTATCAAGTCCATCATCTGGATAAAAACCGAGTCGCAGGATTTCTTGAACTTAAGTCCGCACACGTTCACTGGTTTCTTTCGATTGCCAAAGAAGACGTAGAACAAACGGGTACTCCCCCCTCAGCGCGACCCCTCCGCTCCCTAATTTTGGATGGAGAAGAAATCATAGACGTTTCCACCGGATTCGAGCATCTTCACCTGCAAGCGTATCAAGCGATTCTCAAGGGAGAAGGGCTTTCACTCCAACAGAGCCGCCCTTCCATTGAACTAGCCTACCGATTAAGGCATGCCCCTCTCCACTCAAACCATTCACCTACACATCCCTTCTTAAAACAAAAGGGCTTCTGA
- a CDS encoding GumC family protein: protein MSQHFFSFFQQVPFLKETKIDAKKVWIVLASVIMMSSLVVFISRFIPKKYQSIAMVEFDPNPAPLMYNKEYPVFLNFFDNQEYYQTQYKIITSDRVLSRVVRELDLENDPVFMSSFGNKTGISLADMMDALRHQVFVEPIRNSRLVLVKVENADPKRAAYLCNAVVQAYVKQNLEKSINATADASLWLGEQVDRVKRVLEEDERSIYLFKEKNKLPSTSINEASNVFRLELQAYEEALTKTRTRKQELLAHQAELAKLSSEDPNLIITSGFLNNPFLQTLRSEYMHALKERSEMVAEGKGENYPAVWKVNEKIAQCRATLLAEVKNIQMVIEKDLQILERQEQGELRLYEDARKRAVELSVKEIEYNRLERSRKQNESLYTLLMERMKQADLERMMNVNNIRIVDNASESKKPISPRVGVNAVVGAVIGLILGVSVIVLQQTLDNTIKTPEDVEEKLKASYLGSFPHVREATKIHSYFQDKKLRKRTNAQIQEDAEELSLIAHRYPLGGIAEAARIIRTNLMFVNPDNPCRSFLVSSSMSGEGKTTTACTMAIAIAQAGHRVCIVDGDLRKPRLAAIFNRQGDVGLTNLLIGNVTFEDVSKPTEVEGLWSIPSGPIPPNPGDIVHSEKVNAFLEQVKKSFDFVLIDSPPLVAVTDGALMATKVDGVIFVIRSGKTTYQVARRGLRALSDVSVKVVGVVLNAVNSRERGYYHYYNYYSSELDSRRQDKHESIPVSVA from the coding sequence ATGAGTCAACATTTTTTTTCTTTCTTTCAACAAGTTCCTTTCCTTAAGGAAACAAAGATTGATGCTAAGAAGGTATGGATTGTTTTGGCTTCCGTCATTATGATGAGCAGCTTGGTGGTTTTTATTTCTAGGTTTATTCCAAAGAAGTATCAATCAATAGCGATGGTGGAATTTGATCCAAATCCTGCCCCGTTGATGTACAATAAAGAATATCCCGTATTTCTTAATTTTTTTGATAATCAAGAATACTACCAAACACAATATAAAATCATTACATCTGACAGAGTGTTAAGTCGTGTTGTACGGGAGCTTGATTTGGAGAACGATCCTGTTTTTATGTCTTCTTTTGGTAATAAAACGGGAATTTCTCTTGCCGATATGATGGATGCGCTCCGCCATCAAGTTTTTGTTGAGCCGATCAGAAATAGCCGTCTTGTTTTGGTAAAAGTGGAAAATGCTGATCCTAAGCGTGCCGCTTATTTGTGTAATGCTGTGGTGCAAGCGTATGTGAAACAAAATCTAGAGAAGTCGATTAATGCTACGGCGGATGCTTCTTTGTGGCTCGGAGAGCAAGTCGATCGAGTGAAGAGAGTATTAGAGGAGGATGAGCGATCCATTTATCTTTTTAAAGAAAAAAACAAGCTTCCAAGCACTTCTATCAATGAGGCCTCTAATGTATTCCGGCTAGAGCTGCAGGCCTATGAGGAAGCCCTGACCAAAACCAGGACCCGCAAGCAAGAACTCTTGGCCCATCAAGCGGAGCTTGCTAAACTCTCTTCTGAAGATCCCAATTTGATTATTACATCTGGATTTCTTAATAATCCTTTTTTGCAAACACTTCGTTCTGAATACATGCATGCTCTCAAAGAGCGCAGTGAGATGGTAGCTGAAGGAAAGGGTGAAAATTATCCTGCTGTTTGGAAAGTGAATGAAAAAATAGCACAATGCCGGGCTACTTTACTTGCGGAAGTCAAAAATATCCAGATGGTCATTGAAAAGGATTTACAAATCCTAGAGCGTCAGGAACAAGGGGAGTTGAGGCTTTATGAGGATGCTCGAAAGCGTGCAGTCGAGCTCAGTGTTAAAGAAATTGAGTACAATCGTCTCGAGCGTTCCAGAAAGCAGAATGAAAGTCTCTATACTTTACTCATGGAGCGTATGAAGCAGGCTGATCTTGAGCGTATGATGAATGTTAATAACATTCGGATTGTAGATAATGCCTCGGAGTCTAAAAAGCCCATCTCCCCTAGAGTGGGTGTTAATGCGGTCGTAGGAGCTGTGATAGGATTGATTTTAGGAGTTAGTGTCATTGTACTCCAACAGACACTCGATAATACCATTAAGACACCGGAGGATGTGGAAGAGAAACTAAAAGCTTCTTATTTAGGTTCTTTTCCTCATGTTCGGGAAGCCACAAAGATTCATTCGTATTTTCAGGATAAAAAATTAAGAAAGCGGACAAATGCACAAATTCAAGAAGATGCAGAAGAGTTATCTCTCATAGCACACCGTTATCCACTTGGTGGCATTGCAGAAGCGGCTCGAATCATAAGAACGAATTTGATGTTTGTGAATCCAGATAATCCATGTCGTTCCTTTTTGGTATCGAGCTCGATGTCGGGGGAGGGGAAAACCACAACTGCATGTACAATGGCAATTGCTATTGCTCAGGCAGGACATCGAGTGTGCATTGTGGATGGTGACTTAAGAAAGCCTCGCTTGGCTGCTATCTTTAATCGCCAAGGGGATGTTGGATTGACTAATTTATTGATTGGGAATGTTACTTTTGAGGATGTGAGCAAGCCTACAGAAGTGGAAGGGCTTTGGAGCATTCCTTCAGGCCCTATCCCACCGAATCCGGGAGATATCGTCCATTCGGAAAAAGTTAATGCCTTCTTAGAACAGGTAAAAAAGAGCTTTGATTTTGTTTTGATTGATAGTCCGCCGCTTGTTGCTGTGACAGATGGAGCCCTTATGGCTACAAAAGTAGATGGTGTTATTTTTGTTATCCGTTCTGGGAAAACAACCTACCAGGTAGCTCGTCGTGGTTTGCGAGCTCTGTCTGATGTGAGCGTTAAGGTGGTGGGGGTTGTTCTCAACGCGGTTAATAGCCGCGAAAGAGGATATTATCATTATTACAACTATTATTCATCTGAACTGGATTCAAGAAGGCAAGATAAGCATGAGTCTATTCCTGTCTCTGTTGCCTGA